One segment of Massilia sp. Se16.2.3 DNA contains the following:
- a CDS encoding sigma-70 family RNA polymerase sigma factor produces MSTATQPDPVQLRTWLLGAARRDAAAFRSLYDASAPRLYGLALRILRRRELAEEVLQDSFVSIWNSARDYDGALAAPMTWMTTIVRNKAFDLLRRTRQEVDIDGEGFDADVLAAMRDPAATPIEALQMSSEAKALANCMAALEEKHRRVLGMAFFHDLSHSDVAQQLALPIGTVKTWIRRSLARLHGCLSGKGLA; encoded by the coding sequence TTGAGCACTGCAACCCAACCAGATCCGGTTCAACTGCGCACATGGCTGCTTGGCGCCGCGCGTCGCGATGCTGCCGCCTTTCGTTCCCTCTACGACGCCAGCGCGCCGCGGCTGTATGGCCTGGCGCTACGCATCCTGCGCCGCCGCGAGCTGGCCGAGGAGGTGCTGCAGGACAGCTTCGTCTCGATCTGGAACAGCGCCCGCGATTACGATGGCGCCCTGGCCGCGCCCATGACCTGGATGACGACGATCGTGCGCAACAAGGCCTTCGACCTGTTGCGGCGCACGCGCCAGGAGGTCGATATCGACGGCGAAGGGTTCGACGCGGATGTGCTGGCGGCCATGCGCGACCCGGCTGCCACGCCGATCGAGGCCCTGCAGATGAGCAGCGAGGCAAAGGCCCTGGCCAACTGCATGGCGGCGCTCGAGGAAAAGCACCGGCGCGTGCTGGGCATGGCGTTTTTCCATGACCTGTCGCACAGCGACGTGGCGCAGCAGCTGGCGCTGCCGATCGGCACGGTGAAGACCTGGATCCGCCGTAGTCTGGCGCGCCTGCATGGCTGCCTGAGCGGAAAGGGGCTGGCATGA
- a CDS encoding anti-sigma factor domain-containing protein translates to MNLRGNEPLRERLAAEYVLGTLKGRARRRFEGLMHGDAALRRTVGEWRERLGAMAEFVTPVQPDARVRQAIERRLDLQPAVPAWQFWRNGSLAFWRTLAVSASAVATLLLVTVTRHEAGRPAVSDVATLIDEQAQAALVVTADREARLLRVRVLAAAPLTPNQVLQLWAVPRRGAPRSLGVLGRGRELTLPLAGNAIGADVALLAVSLEPAGGSPNPQGPSGPILYKGGWVRLM, encoded by the coding sequence ATGAACCTGCGAGGAAACGAGCCGCTGCGCGAGCGGCTGGCTGCCGAGTATGTGCTTGGTACGCTCAAGGGACGTGCACGCCGCCGTTTCGAAGGCCTGATGCACGGCGACGCCGCCCTGCGCCGCACGGTCGGCGAATGGCGCGAGCGGCTCGGCGCCATGGCCGAATTCGTCACGCCGGTGCAGCCGGATGCACGCGTCCGGCAGGCGATCGAACGCCGCCTCGACCTGCAGCCGGCGGTGCCGGCGTGGCAGTTCTGGCGCAATGGCTCGCTGGCGTTCTGGCGCACGCTGGCCGTTTCCGCCTCGGCGGTGGCCACGCTGCTGCTGGTGACGGTGACGCGCCACGAAGCCGGGCGGCCGGCCGTCAGCGATGTCGCCACCCTGATCGACGAACAGGCGCAGGCGGCACTGGTGGTGACCGCCGACCGTGAGGCCCGGCTGCTGCGCGTGCGCGTGCTGGCGGCGGCGCCGCTGACGCCGAACCAGGTACTGCAGCTGTGGGCCGTGCCGCGCCGGGGCGCGCCCCGTTCGCTCGGTGTGCTCGGGCGCGGACGCGAGCTGACCCTGCCGCTGGCCGGCAACGCCATCGGCGCCGACGTGGCCCTGCTCGCGGTCAGCCTGGAACCGGCCGGCGGCTCGCCGAATCCGCAAGGCCCGAGCGGCCCGATCCTCTACAAGGGCGGCTGGGTGCGCCTGATGTAA
- a CDS encoding DUF4331 domain-containing protein, whose protein sequence is MGKLKSKRFWAAALASGSVVMGLAAPAGASSHREAPFLTNAPKVDGTDFYMFRSYAPGRAGFVTMIANYTPFQDPQGGPNFYQFDQNALYEIHVDNNGDAKEDISFQIRFKNASKRTALNIGGKQVLIPLINSSTISGVNPAALNVRETYTVDMVRGDRRGGTRTRLAGTNGATEFDKPVDNIGEKVFGGAGGYETYANQHIYDIAIPGCGTGRVFVGQRKEPFYIAVGKIFDLFNMNPLGPESGGNRNDLENKNVSSIALELPVGCLVAAGEPVIGAYTTASMRQARLINPAPASGINSAVKEGGSWAQVSRLGMPLVNEVIIGMDDKDRFNTSKPKDDGQFATYVTNPVLPTVVESLFPSAKAPANFPRTDLVTAFLKGLPGVNQPKNVVASEMLRLNTAIEPTAQASQNPLGVAAGDNAGFPNGRRPADDIVDVSLRVAMGALCVLTGSGDALGVGCKPTDAPPAACR, encoded by the coding sequence ATGGGCAAGTTGAAGAGCAAGCGTTTCTGGGCCGCCGCACTGGCTTCGGGATCGGTCGTCATGGGACTGGCCGCACCGGCCGGGGCCTCCAGCCACCGCGAGGCACCGTTCCTGACCAACGCACCGAAAGTGGACGGCACCGATTTCTACATGTTCCGCAGCTATGCCCCGGGACGGGCCGGCTTCGTGACGATGATCGCGAACTACACGCCCTTCCAGGACCCGCAGGGCGGACCGAATTTCTACCAGTTCGACCAGAACGCGCTGTACGAAATCCATGTCGACAACAATGGCGATGCCAAGGAAGACATCAGCTTCCAGATCCGTTTCAAGAACGCGTCGAAGCGCACTGCGCTCAACATCGGCGGCAAGCAGGTCCTGATCCCCCTGATCAACTCCTCGACCATCAGCGGCGTCAACCCGGCGGCCCTCAACGTGCGCGAAACCTATACGGTCGACATGGTGCGCGGCGACCGCCGCGGCGGTACCCGTACCCGCCTGGCCGGCACCAACGGCGCGACCGAATTCGACAAGCCAGTCGACAACATCGGCGAAAAGGTCTTCGGCGGCGCCGGCGGCTATGAAACCTATGCCAACCAGCACATCTACGACATCGCCATTCCCGGCTGCGGCACCGGCCGCGTGTTCGTCGGCCAGCGCAAGGAGCCCTTCTATATCGCGGTCGGCAAGATCTTCGACCTGTTCAACATGAACCCGCTGGGGCCCGAGTCCGGCGGCAACCGCAACGACCTCGAAAACAAGAACGTCAGCTCGATCGCCCTCGAGCTGCCGGTCGGCTGCCTGGTGGCGGCCGGCGAACCGGTGATTGGTGCCTATACCACCGCCAGCATGCGCCAGGCGCGCCTGATCAACCCGGCCCCGGCGTCGGGCATCAACAGCGCGGTCAAGGAAGGCGGTTCCTGGGCCCAGGTATCGCGCCTCGGCATGCCGCTGGTGAACGAAGTCATCATCGGCATGGACGACAAGGACCGTTTCAATACGTCGAAACCGAAGGATGACGGCCAGTTCGCCACTTACGTCACCAACCCGGTGCTGCCGACCGTCGTGGAAAGCCTGTTCCCGTCGGCCAAGGCGCCGGCGAATTTCCCGCGCACCGACCTGGTCACGGCCTTCCTGAAGGGTCTGCCGGGCGTGAACCAGCCGAAAAACGTGGTGGCGTCCGAGATGCTGCGCCTGAACACCGCCATCGAGCCGACCGCGCAGGCATCGCAGAATCCACTCGGCGTGGCGGCCGGCGACAACGCGGGCTTCCCGAACGGCCGCCGTCCGGCGGACGACATCGTCGACGTCTCGCTGCGGGTGGCGATGGGCGCCCTGTGCGTGCTGACCGGTAGCGGCGACGCGCTCGGCGTCGGCTGCAAGCCGACCGACGCCCCGCCGGCGGCCTGCCGCTGA
- a CDS encoding M1 family metallopeptidase, translating to MIRLPIALAALCLSVSAFAADPFDDKFRQLDELLPTPTTIRTASGAPGHAYWQQRADYTIRATLDEANRSIRAAETVTYHNNSPDTLHYLWVQLDQNIYKPNSDARMSATSVAREAWVKPRSPEEGMKFDAMRTTLEGLTFEGGFNITAVKAGGRNLPFVINRTMMRIDLPQPLKPGQRFSFNVEWNYKINEQKVLGGRSGYEKFDEDKNDLFEIAQWFPRMAAYYDTYGWQHKQFLGAGEFTLEFGDYDVELTVPSDHIVASTGTLQNPGAVLTGAQRERLERARTAKKPVLIVTQAEAESAEKARAGIKGGTKTWHFKAKNVRDFAFASSRKFIWDAQGIKSGDTSVMAMSYYPKEGNPLWEKYSTQAIVHTIEQYSKYSFDYPYPTAISVNGPVGGMEYPMISFNGPRPTKDKKTGEITYGKRTKYSLIGVIIHEVGHNYFPMIVNSDERQWTWMDEGINSFVQTLAQEAWEENWPEMRGEPRLITDYMKSRNQVPIMTNSESVLQFGNNAYAKPAAALTVLRETVLGRDLFDFAFKEYAQRWKFKRPTPADFFRTMEDASGTDLDWFWRGWFYGTDPVDVSIDGISEYTVSTQNPEIEKAWRRKLREAEPTSLSDQRNKGMPRRVDAHPELKDFYNEHDEFTVTNADRNKFNESQEKLEDWEKALLASNKHLYLVDFSNVGGLVTPLVLEIQLQSGKKYVERIPAEVWRYSPKKITKLIVTDEPMVGLTHDPYWETADIDQSNNAWPRKATPSRLELFKSEPPGNDLMKDFNTKLKTKEEKDAAAEQPKKEAAPTVQ from the coding sequence ATGATCCGTTTGCCAATCGCCCTGGCGGCGCTGTGCCTCAGCGTGTCCGCTTTCGCAGCCGACCCTTTCGACGACAAATTCCGCCAGCTCGACGAACTGCTGCCGACCCCGACGACGATCCGCACGGCTTCCGGCGCACCGGGCCACGCCTACTGGCAGCAACGGGCGGACTACACGATCCGCGCCACGCTCGACGAGGCGAACCGTTCGATCCGGGCCGCCGAGACGGTCACCTACCACAATAATTCCCCCGACACCCTGCACTACCTGTGGGTGCAGCTCGACCAGAACATCTACAAGCCCAATTCCGACGCCCGCATGTCGGCCACCTCGGTCGCGCGCGAAGCCTGGGTCAAGCCGCGCAGTCCGGAAGAAGGCATGAAGTTCGACGCCATGCGCACCACGCTCGAAGGCCTGACCTTCGAGGGCGGCTTCAACATCACGGCCGTCAAGGCGGGCGGACGCAACCTGCCTTTTGTCATCAACCGCACGATGATGCGCATCGACCTGCCGCAGCCGCTGAAACCCGGCCAGCGCTTCTCGTTCAACGTCGAATGGAACTACAAGATCAACGAGCAGAAGGTGCTCGGCGGCCGCTCGGGCTACGAGAAGTTCGACGAGGACAAGAACGACCTGTTCGAGATCGCCCAGTGGTTCCCGCGCATGGCGGCCTATTACGACACCTACGGCTGGCAGCACAAGCAGTTCCTCGGCGCCGGCGAATTCACGCTCGAATTCGGCGACTACGACGTCGAGCTGACGGTGCCCTCGGACCATATCGTCGCTTCCACCGGCACCCTGCAGAACCCGGGTGCCGTGCTCACGGGCGCGCAGCGCGAGCGCCTCGAGCGCGCCCGGACGGCGAAAAAGCCGGTGCTCATCGTGACGCAGGCGGAAGCGGAAAGCGCGGAGAAGGCGCGCGCCGGCATCAAGGGCGGCACCAAGACCTGGCACTTCAAGGCGAAAAACGTGCGCGACTTCGCGTTCGCCTCGAGCCGCAAGTTCATCTGGGATGCCCAGGGCATCAAGAGCGGCGACACAAGCGTGATGGCCATGTCCTACTACCCGAAGGAAGGCAACCCGCTGTGGGAGAAGTACTCGACCCAGGCGATCGTCCACACCATCGAGCAGTACAGCAAATACTCCTTCGACTACCCCTACCCGACTGCGATTTCCGTGAACGGCCCGGTAGGCGGCATGGAATACCCGATGATCTCGTTTAACGGCCCGCGTCCGACCAAGGACAAGAAGACCGGCGAGATCACCTATGGCAAGCGCACCAAGTACAGCCTGATCGGCGTGATCATCCACGAGGTAGGCCACAACTACTTCCCGATGATCGTCAACTCGGACGAGCGCCAGTGGACCTGGATGGACGAGGGCATCAACTCCTTCGTGCAGACCCTGGCCCAGGAAGCCTGGGAAGAGAACTGGCCGGAGATGCGCGGCGAGCCGCGCCTGATCACCGACTACATGAAGAGCCGTAACCAGGTGCCGATCATGACCAATTCCGAGTCGGTGCTGCAGTTCGGGAACAACGCCTATGCCAAGCCGGCCGCCGCGCTGACCGTGCTGCGCGAGACGGTGCTGGGGCGCGACCTGTTCGACTTCGCCTTCAAGGAATACGCCCAGCGCTGGAAATTCAAGCGTCCGACCCCGGCCGACTTCTTCCGCACGATGGAAGACGCCTCCGGCACGGACCTCGACTGGTTCTGGCGCGGCTGGTTCTACGGCACCGACCCGGTGGACGTGAGCATCGACGGGATCAGCGAGTACACCGTCAGCACGCAAAATCCGGAAATCGAAAAGGCCTGGCGCCGCAAGTTGCGCGAGGCCGAACCGACTTCGCTCTCGGACCAGCGCAACAAGGGCATGCCGCGCCGCGTCGATGCGCATCCCGAGCTGAAGGACTTCTACAACGAGCACGACGAGTTCACTGTCACGAATGCCGACCGCAACAAGTTCAACGAGTCGCAGGAGAAGCTGGAAGACTGGGAAAAGGCCCTGCTGGCGTCGAACAAGCACCTCTACCTGGTCGACTTTTCGAATGTCGGCGGGCTGGTGACGCCGCTGGTGCTGGAGATCCAGCTCCAGAGCGGCAAGAAATACGTCGAGCGCATCCCGGCCGAAGTGTGGCGCTACTCGCCGAAGAAGATCACGAAGCTGATCGTCACCGACGAGCCGATGGTCGGCCTGACGCACGACCCGTATTGGGAAACGGCCGATATCGACCAGAGCAACAACGCCTGGCCACGCAAGGC
- a CDS encoding HupE/UreJ family protein produces MPPSRLALANEDRACPLRVTGHLVDEHTDGAYAVVKFDAACAATVTQLAVDYRLLFDIDPQHKGLLRLEHASGASSAIFGPDSAHQILSVRDAPRWRQFGDYVRHGVWHIWIGFDHILFLLSLLLPTVLVHRGGAWEGRATFRAATLEVLRIVTAFTLAHSLTLTLAALGVLSLPSRLVESAIAASVILAALNNLWPLLQRARAVVAFAFGLIHGFGFASVLADLGLPPGALALSLVGFNVGVELGQLAIVALFLPLAYLLRNGTFYRRVLMAGGSVAIILLATVWLAERALDLKLMT; encoded by the coding sequence ATGCCCCCCTCTCGCCTGGCACTGGCAAACGAGGACCGGGCCTGCCCCCTGCGCGTCACCGGCCACCTGGTCGACGAACACACCGATGGCGCCTACGCGGTAGTGAAGTTCGACGCCGCCTGCGCCGCCACGGTCACGCAACTGGCGGTGGATTACCGCCTGCTGTTCGACATCGACCCGCAGCACAAGGGATTGCTGCGTTTGGAGCACGCGAGCGGCGCCTCGAGCGCGATCTTCGGCCCCGACAGCGCGCACCAGATCCTGTCTGTACGCGACGCCCCGCGCTGGCGCCAGTTCGGCGACTATGTCCGCCACGGCGTCTGGCATATCTGGATCGGCTTCGATCACATCCTGTTCCTGCTGTCGCTGCTGCTGCCGACCGTGCTGGTCCATCGCGGCGGCGCCTGGGAAGGCCGTGCCACCTTCCGCGCCGCCACGCTGGAAGTGCTGCGCATCGTCACCGCCTTCACGCTGGCGCATTCGCTGACGCTGACCCTGGCCGCGCTCGGGGTGCTGTCCCTGCCCTCGCGCCTGGTCGAATCGGCAATTGCCGCCTCGGTCATCCTGGCCGCCCTCAACAACCTGTGGCCGCTGCTGCAGCGTGCCCGCGCCGTGGTCGCCTTTGCATTCGGCCTGATCCACGGCTTCGGCTTTGCCAGCGTGCTGGCCGACCTGGGCTTGCCGCCAGGCGCGCTGGCGCTGTCGCTGGTGGGCTTCAACGTGGGTGTCGAACTGGGCCAGCTGGCCATCGTCGCCCTGTTCCTGCCGCTGGCTTACCTGCTGCGCAACGGGACGTTCTACCGCCGCGTGCTCATGGCCGGCGGCTCGGTGGCGATCATCCTGCTGGCGACGGTGTGGCTGGCCGAGCGCGCGCTCGATTTGAAGCTGATGACATGA